In one Solanum lycopersicum chromosome 11, SLM_r2.1 genomic region, the following are encoded:
- the LOC104644676 gene encoding uncharacterized protein produces the protein MANLTKLEFTALQSSGRNYLSWVLDAEIHLDAMGLGDTIKEENKASNQNCARAMTFLRHHLDEILKIEYMTGKDPLVLWKNLKERFDHLKMVIHPKAQYDWMHLRLQDFKSIHEYNSAMFRITSQLKLCGETQNNDLLLKNHENRPTGSEPLPEVNEAYAHHARRGKGRGPRGRGSGRGRGRGRDYGQERNSNLGINHSSNKKEKRKDEKRETTREGCFQCGGRGHYARDCRTPKHLEVADFFAHPEGKIDHLISDDSVNMEE, from the exons atggccAATCTTACAAAACTAGAGTTCACTGCCCTTCAAAGTTCGGGCAGGAACTACCTCTCATGGGTGTTGGATGCTGAAATCCACCTTGATGCAATGGGTCTTGGAGAcaccataaaagaagaaaataaggcaTCAAATCAAAACTGTGCACGAGCAATGACATTCTTGCGTCATCATCTCGACGAGATTCTGAAAATCGAATATATGACAGGTAAGGATCCACTTGTTTTATGGAAAAACCTAAAAGAAAGATTTGACCACTTGAAGATGGTCATACATCCAAAGGCACAATATGATTGGATGCATctaaggctacaagactttaagtCTATACATGAGTATAATTCTGCCATGTTCAGAATCACTTCTCAATTGAAATTATGTGGAGAAACG caaaataatgatttattattgaaaaatcatgAGAATCGACCTACTGGATCTGAACCACTTCCTGAAGTGAATGAGGCATACGCCCACCATGCTAGGCGTGGAAAAGGTCGCGGTCCTCGTGGTCGTGGAAGTGGTCGTGGACGTGGACGTGGTCGTGATTATGGTCAAGAACGTAATTCTAATCTTGGCATtaatcattcatcaaataaaaaggaaaaaagaaaggatgagAAACGTGAAACAACTAGGGAAGGTTGTTTTCAATGTGGTGGAAGAGGTCATTATGCACGTGATTGTCGTACTCCCAAACACTTGGAAGTAGCAGATTTTTTCGCACATCctgaaggaaaaatagatcaCTTAATTAGTGATGATTCTGTGAACATGGaagagtga